AACCGCTTGATGGGCAGCAAATTTAAAAGCAATGGCCCAACGAGGGCTTCTGGTTTTTTCGCCAAGACGCTTCTGAAGTTCGATTTCGTTAACCTTTATCACGACTCCGTCGATTTCGTAGGGCAGCGCACTCCGCATTCTTTCCAGTTCGTGGTAATGAGCTATTGCACTCCTGATGTCCTTACAGAGCTTTCTTAACGGGTTCACGGGAAGCCCCCAGGAACGGAGGGTTTCAAGGATTTCCCAGTGACTTCTGAATTCTATGCCTTCCACATGGCCTACGCCGTAAAAGTAAGCCCTGAGCTTCCGGGAGGCGGTAATCCTTGAATCGAGCTGTCTTAAAGATCCGGCAGCCGCATTTCTCGGGTTTGCAAAGGGCGGCAGACCTTTTTCCGTCTGTTCCCTGTTAAGCCGTCTGAATTCTTCCTTCTCCATAAAGACTTCGCCCCTTACGGCAAGATACTCCGGCGGTTCGGGCGCTCCGTCGAAGGCCGTAAGTCTTAGCGGTATGGAGCGAATCGTTTTCACGTTGGGCGTCACGTCTTCTCCCACACGCCCGTCACCTCTGGTTCCGGCTCCCGTTAAAACACCTCTTTCGTAGATAACCTCGACGGCAACCCCATCCATTTTGGGTTCGGCTACGTAGCTGTAAACCGGGGAACCGAGAGCCCTCCGCACCCTGGCGTCGAAGGCCAGCACTTCCTCCTCACTGAAGGCATTTTCAAGGCTCAGCATGGGAATGCGATGCTCGAAAGGAGCAAAAGACTCAAGAGGCGGATGGCCGACTTTCTGCGTGGGGGAATCGGGTGTAATGAATTGAGGATACCGTTCTTCAAGTTCCTGCAGCTCTCTGAACAGGGTATCATATTCCTGATCGGTTATGACCGGGTCGTCGAGGGCATAATACCTGTAGTTGTGATAGAGAATCTCTCTGCGAAGCTCTTCTATCCGTTGTCTTATCTTTTCAAGATCGTCCTTCATCCTTTTCCCCGTTATCAAGGGCTTTTACTACCGCTTCAATAACCTGCTTTCTCCGCTCCTTAAAAACTGCCTCCTTTAAACCGTGATGCCATTTTAAAGTGTACAGGTGGTCTGAGACAATTAGTATAATTAAAAGGTTTACACCTCGATAAGATGCGCCTCGCGCTAATGCGCTGGACTCCATATCAACGGCCAGAACGCCCTTCTGCTTGTAAAAAAGAACCTTCCCGACCGTTTCTCTAAAAGGAGCGTCGGTAGTCCACACAACCCCCCTGTGTATGGGGATGCGTCTTTTTTCCAGAATCTTCAAACAGGATAAGCCGGCGCCTGCCGCCACGCCGATTTTTTCAGCCTCGACGACGGGATAATGAGATGAAGTTCCCTCCTCGGAAAAAAAACCGATGGGAACCACCACATCCCCTATCTTCACACTTTCTTGAAGCGAGCCGCACCAGCCAAGGGCAACCACGTCGCGAACACCCAGAGCTACGGCTTTTTCCAGCACCATTACGGCCTGTGGAGCGCCCAGAATGGGGCCCAATAAACACCATCTGGCTTTTGTACCATCGGAAAAAACATAGCAATTACTCAAAAAGATCCTGCTTCTCTTCGATACTTGATAACGAACTCTTCTCAGAAAAAGCCTAATATCATCGGGTACAAAGACGAAGCAACCAACCTCCGGAAGGAGACCCTCCCTTTTTCCCTTTCGAGGCTCAATTACAGGACGATCACCCGCACCGTTAACAGCACCGATAAGATTCCTCGTATTCACAGTCGGCAAAGATCCCTGCAGCAGAACCAGCATTTCTGCTGCAGGGCAAAAGAACTATTTTACCGCATCTCTTAACATATTACCGGGTTTAAACTTGACCACCTTACAGGCAGGGATTGTAAGCTTTTCACCGGTCTTGGGGTTTCGACCTTCCCTGGCGCTCCTTTCGGCAACACTGAAAGTACCGAACCCTACCAGACTGATCTTGTCTCCCTGCGAAAGAGCCTCTTTCACGGTCTCTATAAATGCGTTCAGTGCCTTTTCAGCATTGGCTTTGCTGATGTTGGCTTTTTCGGCCATTTTGCTGACAAGTTCCGCCTTCGTCATGTTCTTTCCTCCCTAAAACAGTGGATAAAATCCAGTGATTATAAGTAGATAGCCCCTAATCCCCAGCACTCCAAGGCCATTATACATAGGCGATAAGCCAAAGCAAGCCCTATTTAGCCGTCGTTGCTCATAAAAACAAGCTTTTATCGGCTTTTTTTGCATTATTAAGCCGTGCGGGGTTTATCGAAAGCTCACCGTTACCTTCGGAACCGGAAGTCGTCACGGAATGGGGTTTCCAGACGCCCGCAATGAAGAATTCCCTGTTGCCTCGCGGCCCGAGTATGGGTGACGGCGTTATGCCCAAAACGTCAAAACCCAGATCCTCCATAAAAGATCTGATCTCACTGCATACCCTATCGTGGACGGCGGGATCCCGGACCACACCCCCTTTTCCCACCTGCTTACGTCCCGCTTCGAATTGAGGTTTTATAAGGGCTATTGTAATGGCTCCCTTTTTCAAAAAACCCGTAACTGACGGAATAACGAGTTTTAAAGATATGAAAGAAGTGTCAATTGTGGCAAGTTCTATTGGATCAGAG
This sequence is a window from Thermodesulforhabdus norvegica. Protein-coding genes within it:
- a CDS encoding nucleoside phosphorylase, which gives rise to MLVLLQGSLPTVNTRNLIGAVNGAGDRPVIEPRKGKREGLLPEVGCFVFVPDDIRLFLRRVRYQVSKRSRIFLSNCYVFSDGTKARWCLLGPILGAPQAVMVLEKAVALGVRDVVALGWCGSLQESVKIGDVVVPIGFFSEEGTSSHYPVVEAEKIGVAAGAGLSCLKILEKRRIPIHRGVVWTTDAPFRETVGKVLFYKQKGVLAVDMESSALARGASYRGVNLLIILIVSDHLYTLKWHHGLKEAVFKERRKQVIEAVVKALDNGEKDEGRS
- a CDS encoding TlyA family RNA methyltransferase gives rise to the protein METRSRAQAVIMSGSVYVNGERVTKAGARVSVEANVEIRGKPIRYVSRGGLKLEHALNFFGINPAGCVCMDVGASTGGFTDCLLQHGASRVYAVDVGYGQLDWKLRKDHRVVVLEKRNIRYLPREAVSDPIELATIDTSFISLKLVIPSVTGFLKKGAITIALIKPQFEAGRKQVGKGGVVRDPAVHDRVCSEIRSFMEDLGFDVLGITPSPILGPRGNREFFIAGVWKPHSVTTSGSEGNGELSINPARLNNAKKADKSLFL
- a CDS encoding HU family DNA-binding protein yields the protein MTKAELVSKMAEKANISKANAEKALNAFIETVKEALSQGDKISLVGFGTFSVAERSAREGRNPKTGEKLTIPACKVVKFKPGNMLRDAVK